One stretch of Thermus filiformis DNA includes these proteins:
- a CDS encoding glycosyltransferase family 4 protein: MRLLYITSTLPFGPGEVFLYPEIEELQRRGVEVRVVPMYPRGPLVHPEAHSVLNQTVSEPLISWRVLRGALEMLLRSPLKALGALRLLLTPNLRHLLKNLAVYPKGLWLGKLAREWRADHIHVHWAATTASMAMVASAVSGVPWSLTAHRWDIVENNLLRKKAEQACFFRCISEKTKAMALERGVPPEKALILHLGIRLPEAPVVDRPPGERKGFVVLCPAAFIERKGHRYLVEALRILPDPIALWLAGEGELKAEIQERVARLGLEGRVRFLGFLSHEELLSLYRERRVDLVALSSVDLGDGLNEGIPVALMEAMSYGIPVVSTRTGGIPELLRDGAGVLVPDKDPGALAEAIHAFYLNPAYAEAVGRQGRRRVEEEFSAQQVVGKLLALWERCT, encoded by the coding sequence ATGAGACTTCTTTATATTACTTCCACACTTCCCTTCGGCCCGGGGGAGGTCTTTCTCTACCCGGAGATTGAGGAGCTCCAGCGCCGAGGGGTGGAGGTGCGGGTGGTGCCCATGTACCCTCGAGGCCCCCTCGTCCATCCAGAAGCCCATTCCGTTTTGAACCAAACGGTTTCCGAGCCTTTGATCTCCTGGCGGGTTCTCCGAGGGGCCTTGGAGATGCTGCTGCGCAGTCCTTTGAAGGCCCTGGGTGCCCTGCGTCTTCTTCTGACCCCGAACCTCCGCCACCTCCTCAAAAACCTGGCTGTATACCCCAAGGGGCTTTGGTTGGGGAAGCTGGCCCGGGAGTGGCGGGCAGACCACATCCATGTTCACTGGGCCGCCACCACGGCCAGCATGGCCATGGTGGCCAGCGCGGTCTCCGGAGTCCCCTGGAGCCTGACCGCCCACCGCTGGGACATCGTGGAGAATAACCTGTTGCGCAAGAAAGCGGAGCAAGCCTGTTTCTTCCGCTGCATATCGGAGAAGACCAAGGCCATGGCCCTGGAGAGGGGGGTGCCACCAGAGAAAGCGTTGATCCTCCATTTGGGCATACGCCTGCCCGAGGCCCCGGTCGTGGACCGACCACCTGGCGAAAGGAAGGGATTCGTGGTTCTTTGCCCGGCCGCCTTCATAGAGAGAAAGGGGCATCGCTATCTGGTGGAGGCGCTGCGCATTCTCCCCGACCCGATCGCGTTGTGGCTGGCGGGGGAGGGGGAGCTCAAGGCGGAGATTCAGGAACGGGTGGCGCGGCTCGGTCTCGAGGGGCGCGTGCGCTTTCTGGGCTTCCTGTCCCACGAAGAGCTACTGTCCTTGTACCGGGAGAGGCGGGTGGACCTGGTGGCCCTGTCCAGCGTGGACCTGGGGGATGGCCTCAACGAGGGCATCCCGGTCGCTCTTATGGAGGCGATGAGCTACGGAATCCCTGTGGTTTCCACCCGTACGGGGGGGATTCCCGAGCTTCTCCGGGACGGGGCCGGGGTCCTTGTACCGGACAAGGACCCTGGAGCTTTGGCCGAGGCCATACATGCCTTTTACCTGAACCCCGCCTACGCCGAGGCCGTGGGCAGGCAGGGAAGAAGGCGGGTTGAAGAGGAGTTTTCCGCGCAGCAAGTGGTGGGGAAGCTCCTCGCACTATGGGAGAGGTGCACATGA
- a CDS encoding glycosyltransferase produces the protein MKIRVLHILPNFGPGGAERLVVDLMEAMDKERFEVAAVSLFPESGTMLEQEVREKGLNVFFLNKRRGPDPNVVRPLSSVIRTFKPQVVHTHLYVLRYALLPSLFHRVPVRVHTMHNVAQKEVDAVGKWVHRLAFGFLGVVPVSISQEVASTVRAVYGPRVQTPVIYNGIPLERFSGGGVQTWPRRGKLVWIHVGRFAPQKNHRLLVEAFAQALARLPSMELWLVGEGPLRPQVEEQVQKAGLVEYVRFLGLRRDIPELLSQADALLLPSDWEGVPLVVLEAMAAGKPVVATKVGGVPELVEHGVTGFLVPPGDPGALAEAILRVASSGELRRQMGEAGWERVRERFDIRQTARAYGELYLGLLEKTRGGYGHR, from the coding sequence ATGAAGATTCGCGTTCTTCACATCCTTCCTAACTTCGGCCCAGGCGGGGCAGAGCGCCTGGTGGTGGACCTCATGGAGGCCATGGACAAGGAGCGGTTTGAAGTGGCTGCCGTGAGCCTCTTCCCGGAGAGCGGGACGATGTTGGAGCAGGAAGTTCGGGAAAAGGGACTGAACGTCTTTTTCCTCAACAAGCGCCGAGGGCCAGACCCGAATGTTGTGCGTCCCCTCTCATCGGTGATCCGCACGTTCAAGCCCCAGGTGGTGCACACTCACCTCTATGTGCTGCGCTACGCGCTGCTCCCCAGCCTGTTCCACCGCGTTCCCGTGCGCGTCCACACGATGCACAACGTGGCTCAGAAGGAGGTGGATGCCGTGGGAAAGTGGGTGCACAGGCTGGCCTTCGGGTTTTTAGGGGTGGTCCCCGTAAGCATCTCCCAGGAGGTGGCGTCCACGGTGCGCGCCGTTTACGGACCCCGTGTCCAGACGCCTGTCATTTACAACGGAATACCCTTGGAACGCTTTTCTGGAGGTGGGGTGCAGACTTGGCCTCGCCGCGGAAAGCTCGTCTGGATACATGTGGGCCGCTTCGCTCCTCAGAAGAATCACCGCCTATTGGTGGAGGCCTTCGCGCAGGCCTTGGCTCGGCTTCCCTCCATGGAACTCTGGTTGGTGGGAGAGGGGCCTCTCCGGCCCCAGGTAGAGGAGCAGGTGCAAAAGGCGGGGCTCGTAGAGTACGTCCGGTTTTTGGGTCTAAGGCGGGATATTCCCGAGCTGCTTTCTCAGGCGGATGCCCTGCTCCTTCCCTCGGACTGGGAGGGGGTTCCCCTGGTGGTGCTGGAAGCCATGGCCGCCGGAAAGCCGGTAGTGGCTACGAAGGTCGGGGGGGTTCCCGAGCTGGTGGAGCACGGGGTGACCGGTTTCCTGGTCCCCCCGGGGGACCCGGGAGCCCTGGCCGAGGCCATCCTCCGGGTGGCTTCCTCGGGGGAGCTTAGAAGGCAGATGGGGGAGGCGGGTTGGGAAAGGGTGCGGGAGCGCTTTGACATCCGGCAGACCGCGCGGGCCTACGGGGAACTTTACCTAGGGCTTCTTGAGAAGACCAGGGGGGGATATGGCCACCGGTAA
- a CDS encoding O-antigen ligase family protein: MEKALFLSLGLLAFTLPFDGYNVLGLGSLFRFIGFIVLAMFVSFLLVSPKLARNAVQTLRNGASYALLLFVFWSGVTILWAPNVDWATTRFVSYLSLLGITFAIASLPLALVARLWVAIVLGVIISLPLGFILPHPNPLLAESGRFSSGGKDPNDYANLALIAFLVCYFGALAYMAWRFKYILSLASWIAVIAVPLSGSRSALVNALFNLGLGLLKRGRRGILLLIFVGVIGPAGLFALSETPWIRTFLERAETLGNLSSEDTWAGRWDIWRAAWYVFTEHPLGGVGVANFAWVSPQYSDMAAHIAAMREDGGGGVAHNMFLSVLAETGIVGFFFFVLLQATLFHQLWRKRKKEPLAWGLLLGFVAYWIAGMSLTWEYVKIAFFLYGSALSLAREER; this comes from the coding sequence GTGGAAAAAGCGCTGTTCTTATCTCTCGGCCTTCTCGCCTTCACCCTTCCTTTTGACGGTTACAACGTTTTGGGCCTAGGAAGTCTGTTCCGCTTTATAGGCTTCATCGTATTGGCAATGTTTGTTTCCTTCTTATTGGTAAGCCCCAAGTTGGCCAGAAATGCTGTTCAGACCTTGCGCAACGGTGCTTCATACGCCCTCCTCCTCTTCGTGTTCTGGTCGGGTGTGACCATTCTCTGGGCACCCAATGTGGACTGGGCCACCACTAGATTTGTGAGCTATCTAAGTCTCTTGGGAATCACTTTTGCTATAGCTTCGCTTCCACTAGCTTTAGTGGCTAGGTTGTGGGTGGCTATAGTCTTGGGGGTGATCATTTCACTCCCACTGGGGTTTATCCTTCCCCACCCAAACCCTCTTCTTGCCGAGTCCGGACGTTTTTCTAGCGGGGGAAAGGACCCGAATGACTACGCAAACTTAGCACTTATCGCCTTCCTAGTCTGCTATTTCGGTGCTCTAGCTTACATGGCGTGGAGGTTCAAGTACATCTTATCCCTAGCGTCATGGATCGCTGTTATCGCGGTACCCCTTTCCGGTTCAAGGAGTGCCCTAGTAAATGCTCTATTTAACCTAGGTCTAGGGTTGCTGAAGCGGGGTCGGCGCGGAATCCTTTTGCTCATCTTTGTTGGAGTTATTGGCCCGGCTGGCCTTTTTGCTCTTTCGGAAACCCCGTGGATTAGAACGTTCCTGGAAAGAGCGGAAACCCTAGGTAACCTCTCCAGCGAAGACACCTGGGCCGGGCGCTGGGACATCTGGCGAGCCGCCTGGTATGTGTTTACCGAGCACCCGTTGGGTGGGGTGGGAGTTGCTAACTTCGCATGGGTCTCTCCTCAGTATTCAGACATGGCCGCCCACATTGCCGCCATGAGAGAAGACGGTGGAGGAGGTGTGGCCCACAACATGTTTCTTTCCGTCTTGGCCGAGACTGGCATAGTTGGCTTTTTCTTTTTCGTCCTTCTGCAGGCAACCTTATTTCACCAACTGTGGAGGAAACGGAAAAAGGAACCCCTTGCGTGGGGGCTCTTATTGGGCTTCGTGGCCTATTGGATCGCCGGCATGTCTCTCACCTGGGAATATGTCAAAATAGCGTTCTTTCTGTATGGATCGGCCCTATCCTTGGCGAGGGAGGAAAGATGA
- a CDS encoding oligosaccharide flippase family protein has product MQRLFSSPLGRNLLYLYLVQGANYLFPLLTLPYLSRVLGPGGFGLLAVGQSLALYFQLLTDYNFVLSGTREVAKHREDPKALSRILSGVLGAKLLLVLPASLLALLALWLPVLQGQEKLVFSALFWAVAWGLSPVWFFQGLERMRRVALLELLTRALATLGVFLLVRGPEGVHLPLLLNGVAALGASLLGYFWLAREVGLALPRLGEAFAYLRLGWSLFFNRLAVSLFTAANPLILSLFVSPAQVGLYAGAVRLTKALLAMVEPWNRVFFSRFSHLLRHDPSRAYRLASRTTLVMLLLGVFGALIVAFLAPWAVRLLLGPGYEGAVPLMRILSLLLPLIALSFALGVQWMLAWGMDRAFNRVILSAGLLNFLLAPLFVLWFGVGGMAWATVLVEAWVTTGIVLQLHRERKLPWEVRR; this is encoded by the coding sequence ATGCAAAGACTATTTTCCTCCCCCCTTGGCCGGAACCTCCTCTACCTCTACCTGGTCCAGGGGGCGAACTACCTCTTCCCCCTCCTCACCCTGCCCTACCTCTCCCGGGTCCTAGGGCCGGGGGGGTTCGGCCTTCTGGCGGTGGGCCAGTCCTTGGCCCTTTACTTCCAGCTTCTCACGGACTATAACTTCGTCCTCTCCGGTACCCGTGAGGTGGCTAAGCACCGGGAGGACCCCAAGGCCCTCTCGCGGATCCTTTCCGGGGTCCTGGGGGCGAAGCTCCTCCTGGTCCTTCCCGCCTCCCTCCTTGCCCTCCTTGCCCTGTGGCTTCCCGTCCTCCAGGGGCAGGAGAAGCTGGTCTTCTCTGCTCTCTTCTGGGCGGTGGCCTGGGGCTTGAGCCCGGTGTGGTTCTTCCAGGGGCTGGAGAGGATGCGGCGCGTGGCCCTCTTGGAGCTCCTCACCCGGGCCCTCGCTACCCTGGGGGTCTTCCTCCTGGTGCGGGGGCCCGAGGGGGTGCACCTGCCCCTCCTCCTGAACGGGGTGGCGGCCCTGGGGGCGAGCCTCCTCGGCTACTTCTGGCTCGCCCGCGAGGTGGGGCTTGCCCTTCCCCGCTTGGGGGAGGCCTTCGCCTACCTGCGCCTGGGGTGGAGCCTCTTCTTCAATCGGTTGGCGGTGAGCCTATTCACGGCGGCCAACCCCCTGATCCTCAGCCTCTTCGTTTCCCCGGCCCAGGTGGGGCTCTACGCCGGAGCCGTGCGGCTTACCAAGGCCCTTTTGGCGATGGTGGAACCCTGGAACCGGGTATTCTTTTCCCGCTTTTCCCATCTCCTCCGCCACGATCCTTCAAGGGCCTATCGTTTAGCCTCCCGCACCACCTTGGTTATGCTCCTTTTAGGGGTTTTTGGGGCCTTGATCGTTGCCTTCTTAGCTCCTTGGGCCGTCCGGCTTCTCCTGGGGCCAGGGTATGAAGGAGCCGTGCCGCTGATGCGGATTTTGAGCCTTCTCCTCCCCCTTATCGCCCTTTCCTTCGCCTTGGGGGTCCAGTGGATGCTGGCCTGGGGGATGGACCGCGCCTTTAACCGCGTTATCCTAAGCGCAGGGCTTTTGAACTTCCTTCTCGCCCCTCTATTCGTCCTCTGGTTCGGAGTAGGGGGTATGGCCTGGGCAACGGTATTGGTGGAGGCCTGGGTGACGACGGGGATTGTGCTTCAGCTTCACCGAGAGCGTAAACTTCCTTGGGAGGTGAGACGATGA
- a CDS encoding DegT/DnrJ/EryC1/StrS family aminotransferase: MKIPILDLTPEVEDLWDDLMAAIGRVLRSGQFILGPEVEGFEAEVAEYLGVKHAIGVNSGTDALVIALRALGVGPGDEVITTPFTFFATAEAISLVGATPVFVDIDPRTFNLDPGQVEERITPRTKALLPVHLYGQAAEMDPLLDLAERYGLKVLEDVAQAFGGEYKGRKLGTLGHAGAFSFFPSKNLGAYGDGGLIATNDDRVAELARMLRAHGARRKYHNETLGYNSRLDALQAAILRVKLPHLDAWNEARRRVAHTYNELLKGLPGLETPYEAPHARHVYHQYTVRILGGRRDEVQRRLAEAGIGTMVYYPVPLHRLPVYGYPEGSFPEAERAAREALSLPIWPTLCEEKIRQVATRLWSLLT; the protein is encoded by the coding sequence ATGAAGATCCCCATCCTGGACCTCACCCCGGAGGTGGAGGACCTCTGGGACGACCTCATGGCCGCCATCGGGCGGGTCCTCCGCTCGGGGCAGTTCATCCTGGGCCCGGAGGTGGAGGGCTTTGAGGCCGAGGTGGCGGAGTACCTGGGCGTGAAGCACGCCATCGGGGTCAACTCCGGCACCGACGCGCTCGTCATCGCCCTCAGAGCCCTGGGGGTGGGCCCGGGGGACGAGGTCATCACCACCCCCTTCACCTTCTTCGCCACCGCCGAGGCCATAAGCCTTGTGGGGGCCACCCCGGTCTTCGTGGACATAGACCCCCGGACCTTCAACCTGGACCCCGGCCAGGTGGAGGAGCGGATCACCCCCCGGACCAAGGCCCTCCTCCCCGTGCACCTCTACGGCCAGGCGGCGGAGATGGACCCCCTCTTGGACCTGGCGGAACGCTACGGCCTCAAGGTCCTGGAGGACGTGGCCCAGGCCTTTGGTGGCGAGTACAAGGGGAGGAAGCTCGGCACCCTGGGCCACGCCGGGGCCTTCTCCTTCTTCCCCTCCAAGAACCTGGGGGCCTACGGGGACGGGGGGCTCATCGCCACGAACGACGACCGGGTGGCCGAGCTTGCCCGCATGCTCCGGGCCCATGGGGCCAGAAGGAAGTACCACAACGAGACCCTGGGCTACAACTCCCGCCTGGACGCCCTGCAGGCGGCCATCCTCCGGGTCAAGCTCCCCCACCTGGACGCCTGGAACGAGGCCCGCAGGCGGGTGGCCCACACCTACAACGAGCTCCTGAAGGGGCTTCCCGGCCTGGAGACCCCCTATGAGGCTCCCCACGCCCGGCACGTCTACCACCAGTACACCGTGCGCATCCTGGGCGGCCGACGGGACGAGGTTCAGAGGAGGCTGGCCGAGGCGGGCATCGGGACCATGGTCTACTACCCCGTACCCCTCCACCGGCTCCCCGTCTACGGTTACCCCGAGGGTTCCTTCCCCGAGGCCGAGCGGGCGGCCAGGGAGGCGCTTTCCCTGCCCATATGGCCTACGCTTTGCGAGGAAAAGATTCGTCAAGTTGCAACCAGGTTATGGTCCTTACTAACGTGA
- a CDS encoding formyltransferase family protein, translating into MKPLLVFAYDFPHKKTQDLLLTLFGLGHPVGWVIAAPWEKLNIPPPSLRTKLRHEVLFHPRELAERLGAQYVVAPHNSEEALAFLKEVRPELGIIAGARILKESVIGSFGIGIINLHPGLIPEVRGLDAMLWAIYKDLPVGVTAHLIDRRVDAGRVLVRKRVPVYEDDTLLDLSERLYEYQLMILGEAIERAKKGLWQEVAPDSFSKANPKMPPELEQEIPARFEDYRARWSKKEGGTQ; encoded by the coding sequence ATGAAACCGCTTTTGGTCTTTGCCTACGATTTCCCCCACAAGAAGACGCAGGACCTCCTTCTCACCCTTTTTGGCCTAGGTCATCCTGTGGGGTGGGTCATTGCCGCGCCCTGGGAAAAGCTGAACATCCCTCCCCCTAGCCTCCGCACCAAGCTCCGGCACGAGGTCCTCTTTCACCCCAGGGAGCTGGCCGAGCGCCTGGGAGCCCAGTACGTGGTTGCCCCCCATAACTCTGAGGAGGCGCTGGCTTTCCTGAAGGAGGTCCGGCCAGAGCTCGGTATCATCGCCGGGGCGCGCATCCTCAAGGAGTCGGTCATTGGGAGCTTTGGAATCGGGATCATCAACCTCCACCCCGGTCTGATTCCCGAGGTTCGGGGACTGGATGCCATGCTGTGGGCCATATATAAGGACCTTCCCGTGGGGGTTACGGCGCACCTAATAGACCGACGTGTGGACGCGGGGCGGGTCTTGGTGCGCAAGCGTGTCCCCGTCTATGAGGACGACACCCTGCTGGATCTCTCTGAGCGTTTGTACGAGTACCAACTCATGATCCTGGGGGAAGCTATAGAGCGCGCCAAGAAGGGCCTTTGGCAGGAGGTGGCCCCTGACTCCTTTTCTAAGGCCAACCCTAAAATGCCGCCGGAACTGGAGCAAGAGATTCCAGCGCGGTTCGAGGACTACCGGGCGCGTTGGTCCAAGAAGGAGGGTGGGACCCAATGA
- a CDS encoding Gfo/Idh/MocA family oxidoreductase, with protein sequence MKFALIGAAGYIAPRHLKAIREVGGDLLAALDPFDAVGVLDSYFPQAAFFTQTEELEAHLEDHPVDWVSIASPNHLHEAHVRLAFRHGADALCEKPLVTEVAALERLKALEERTGRRVYTVLQLRVHPALLALKERLDRERGIKEVVLTYVTGRGPWYLKSWKGDVRKSGGLATNIGIHFFDLLAWFFGPAEHLEVHARTDTVAAGYLALARARVRWFLSIDPSFVPEPQRSQGKRTYRSIAIEGEEVEFSEGFTDLHTEVYRRTLAGKGFGLEDTWEAIRLTEAIRHKEVGGGAFRHPFLEG encoded by the coding sequence ATGAAGTTCGCCCTCATCGGCGCCGCAGGCTACATCGCCCCCCGCCACCTCAAGGCCATCCGGGAGGTGGGGGGAGACCTCCTCGCCGCTTTGGACCCCTTTGACGCGGTGGGCGTTTTGGACAGCTACTTCCCCCAGGCCGCCTTCTTCACCCAGACGGAGGAGCTGGAGGCCCACCTGGAGGACCACCCCGTGGACTGGGTGTCCATCGCCAGCCCCAACCATCTGCACGAGGCCCACGTCCGCCTGGCCTTCCGGCACGGGGCGGACGCCCTCTGCGAGAAGCCCTTGGTCACCGAGGTGGCGGCCCTGGAGCGGCTCAAGGCCCTGGAGGAGCGGACAGGGCGGCGGGTCTACACCGTCTTGCAGCTCCGGGTCCACCCCGCCCTCCTGGCCCTCAAGGAGCGCTTGGACCGGGAGAGGGGAATCAAGGAGGTGGTCCTCACCTACGTGACGGGCCGCGGTCCCTGGTACCTCAAAAGCTGGAAGGGGGACGTGCGAAAGAGCGGGGGCCTCGCCACCAACATCGGCATCCACTTCTTTGACCTCCTCGCCTGGTTCTTCGGCCCCGCGGAGCACCTCGAGGTCCACGCCCGCACCGACACGGTGGCGGCAGGCTACTTGGCCCTGGCCCGGGCCCGGGTGCGCTGGTTCCTCTCCATAGACCCCTCCTTCGTCCCGGAGCCGCAGAGGTCCCAGGGAAAGCGCACCTACCGCTCCATTGCCATCGAGGGGGAGGAGGTGGAGTTCTCCGAGGGGTTCACCGATCTGCACACCGAGGTCTACCGCAGGACCCTGGCGGGGAAGGGGTTCGGCCTGGAGGACACCTGGGAGGCCATTCGGCTCACCGAGGCGATCCGCCACAAGGAGGTGGGGGGCGGGGCTTTTCGGCATCCGTTCCTCGAGGGGTGA